The genomic window CCGGGCGAACGAGCGCAAGGAGATCGAACGGGATCGCGATCAATCGGACATCAGTTACTACGGCCTCGCCCACGGCAGGCCGGATCGGAACATGGATCCCTTCGTGTTGGAGGTGCCCGCGGGCGGCGGACGCCGGGAAGCCATGCCGCATGAGGGAGAGGAATTCCTCATCGTTCTCAAAGGGAATGTGAACTTCGAATACAATGGGGAAATCCACCTGCTGGCCGAGGGGGATGCCGCTTACTTCGACGCCGAAGTCGACCACCGCCTGATCAACCCGAATTCCCACGGCGCGAAAATACTCAGCGTTTTCCTAGGACGCCCGATGTGATTTAAAATGGTGACAATAATGTTTCCCCAAGGAAACATTTTATCTTTACGGGAAATTCATGGCGGATTGAATCGGGTCTCACCCATTGGGGATTCCCTTGCCATGAATGT from Luteolibacter yonseiensis includes these protein-coding regions:
- a CDS encoding cupin domain-containing protein, translated to MNLVELASRIKAARISKGYTLDRVAELSGLGKGLLSKVENFRVTPSLPTLAKLCEALGMSLSDLFEGLDGKPKLSIVRANERKEIERDRDQSDISYYGLAHGRPDRNMDPFVLEVPAGGGRREAMPHEGEEFLIVLKGNVNFEYNGEIHLLAEGDAAYFDAEVDHRLINPNSHGAKILSVFLGRPM